In the candidate division KSB1 bacterium genome, one interval contains:
- a CDS encoding SpoIID/LytB domain-containing protein: MEFDFQTKRPLVKIGVLQFEKKMIFSSNVPFRVEDISGNVLASGEKNRKYEAMVLNTTPPASQIKIRLAICYEHEEAQKIAEDWQGKNLEIHIERVGQKIQIATNKFIDNREYWVLTGEFESYETADQVRRNLPDFGSYQIIQVAENKISGTISFEGKTIKDGIRIVPLGNSKLHFTLDNVRVGIGFHWDHRESQDLEGILEFHIDKKGLLTAVNVLDIEKYLASVNSSEMTPDCNLEFLKAQTVVARCTVFATSGKHHFEDPFDLCADDHCQCFHGAGVIYEKSLQASAQTRGEILQHEGRVCDTRYAKICAGIGESYKNVWDNRHIKYLDKFVDSKNGKNLNEILDNEKNIRTFIQSSHDVFCNPDYYQIPNYLEYAHDYYRWEAEYSPEEFGRIVAMKLGKDLGPIEDVIPLQRGDSGRIIYAKVIGELGEAVIGKELEIRNVLSKTHLYSSCFYVEKEMDPNGNLNQIRLKGAGWGHGVGICQVGAAVMGEEGYKYSEILNHYYQNTKLSALYN, translated from the coding sequence ATGGAATTTGATTTTCAGACAAAACGACCTTTAGTGAAAATAGGTGTATTGCAATTCGAAAAAAAAATGATTTTTTCGTCAAATGTTCCTTTTCGGGTAGAGGATATTTCCGGTAACGTCTTAGCCTCTGGTGAGAAAAATCGAAAATATGAAGCAATGGTCTTAAATACGACTCCCCCTGCATCCCAAATTAAAATCAGGCTTGCAATATGTTATGAACATGAGGAAGCTCAAAAAATAGCAGAGGATTGGCAGGGAAAAAATTTAGAAATTCATATCGAGAGGGTGGGTCAAAAAATACAAATAGCTACTAATAAGTTTATTGATAATCGTGAATATTGGGTTCTAACCGGGGAATTTGAATCTTACGAGACAGCCGATCAGGTTCGTAGAAACTTACCGGATTTTGGCAGCTATCAAATCATCCAGGTTGCTGAAAATAAAATATCCGGAACGATTTCATTTGAAGGAAAAACTATTAAAGATGGCATTCGCATCGTTCCTCTTGGGAATAGTAAGCTTCATTTTACTTTGGATAATGTTCGTGTCGGTATTGGGTTTCATTGGGATCATCGGGAAAGCCAGGATTTAGAGGGAATTCTCGAATTTCATATAGACAAAAAGGGATTATTAACGGCTGTTAATGTGTTGGATATCGAAAAATATTTAGCGAGTGTAAATTCGTCAGAAATGACGCCCGATTGCAACCTGGAATTTTTAAAGGCGCAAACTGTAGTGGCGAGATGTACCGTATTTGCAACATCAGGTAAACATCATTTCGAAGATCCTTTTGATTTATGCGCAGATGACCATTGTCAATGTTTTCATGGTGCAGGGGTAATCTATGAAAAGTCTTTGCAAGCGTCTGCTCAAACGCGTGGCGAAATTTTACAACATGAAGGACGAGTTTGTGATACTCGTTATGCAAAGATTTGCGCTGGAATTGGTGAAAGTTATAAAAATGTGTGGGACAACCGCCATATAAAATACCTGGATAAATTTGTTGATTCCAAAAATGGAAAAAACCTTAATGAAATTCTTGACAATGAAAAAAATATTCGTACTTTTATACAATCATCACATGATGTGTTTTGCAACCCGGATTATTATCAGATACCTAATTATTTAGAATATGCGCATGATTATTACCGTTGGGAAGCAGAATATTCTCCTGAAGAGTTTGGCAGAATAGTCGCTATGAAACTTGGCAAAGATTTGGGACCTATCGAGGATGTTATTCCTTTACAAAGAGGCGATTCCGGGCGGATCATTTATGCGAAGGTAATAGGTGAATTAGGTGAAGCAGTGATAGGTAAGGAGCTTGAAATTCGCAATGTGTTATCAAAAACTCATTTGTATAGTTCTTGTTTTTATGTGGAAAAAGAGATGGATCCCAATGGTAATTTAAACCAAATTCGTTTGAAAGGTGCTGGGTGGGGGCATGGAGTGGGCATTTGCCAGGTAGGCGCTGCTGTAATGGGTGAAGAAGGTTATAAGTATAGCGAGATTCTGAACCATTATTATCAAAATACTAAGTTAAGTGCGTTGTATAATTGA